Proteins encoded within one genomic window of Streptomyces taklimakanensis:
- a CDS encoding DUF3093 domain-containing protein has protein sequence MLSPGVLYDERLTAPRSWWLITALFGVCTGLVLFPLGVLPLLGGLVVGTALAAAAVSSYGSARIRVLADSLVAGDARVPLEALGEVRVLDAEEALAWRTHRADPRAYMLLRGYVPTAVRVEVADPQDPTPYLYLSTRRPAELAGVLETARR, from the coding sequence ATGCTTTCCCCTGGCGTGCTGTACGACGAGCGGCTCACGGCGCCCCGTTCCTGGTGGTTGATCACCGCCCTGTTCGGGGTCTGCACGGGCCTGGTCCTCTTCCCCCTGGGCGTTCTGCCCCTGCTGGGCGGTCTGGTGGTGGGCACGGCACTGGCCGCGGCGGCGGTCAGCTCCTACGGCTCGGCCCGCATCCGCGTACTGGCCGACTCCCTGGTCGCCGGGGACGCCCGGGTGCCGCTGGAGGCCCTGGGCGAGGTGCGGGTGCTGGACGCGGAGGAGGCGCTGGCCTGGCGCACCCATCGCGCCGATCCCCGCGCGTACATGCTGCTGCGCGGCTACGTGCCCACGGCGGTGCGCGTCGAGGTCGCCGATCCGCAGGACCCCACGCCGTACCTGTATCTGTCCACGCGGCGGCCCGCGGAACTGGCGGGCGTCCTGGAGACGGCCCGCCGGTAG
- a CDS encoding hotdog domain-containing protein, which yields MSATETSLTPPKDAVRPVRHPDAPAPGEPLGAHYAQCFGCGAEQRHGLHIRARAGEGVGVTAEFTVRPEHQGAPGLAHGGLLAAALDETLGSLNWLMHTIAVTGRLETDFLRPVPVGSVLHLTARATARHGRKIYCTGTGRIGGPDGPVVVRADALFIEVKVEHFVDHGRREEIEAAMADPDTVRRARAFEVNP from the coding sequence GTGAGTGCGACCGAGACTTCCCTGACACCGCCCAAGGACGCCGTCCGGCCGGTGCGCCACCCCGACGCCCCCGCGCCCGGCGAGCCGTTGGGCGCCCACTACGCGCAGTGCTTCGGCTGCGGCGCCGAACAGCGGCACGGGCTGCACATCCGGGCACGGGCCGGCGAGGGGGTCGGTGTCACCGCCGAGTTCACCGTCCGCCCCGAACACCAGGGAGCTCCCGGTCTCGCCCACGGCGGGCTGCTGGCCGCCGCCCTGGACGAGACGCTGGGGTCCCTGAACTGGCTGATGCACACCATCGCCGTCACCGGGCGGCTGGAGACCGACTTCCTCCGGCCCGTGCCCGTGGGCTCCGTGCTGCACCTGACGGCGCGGGCCACCGCCCGGCACGGGCGCAAGATCTACTGCACCGGCACCGGGCGCATCGGCGGCCCCGACGGACCGGTGGTGGTGCGCGCCGACGCGCTCTTCATCGAGGTGAAGGTCGAGCACTTCGTCGATCACGGCCGTCGGGAGGAGATCGAGGCGGCCATGGCCGATCCCGACACCGTCCGCCGTGCCCGGGCTTTCGAGGTGAACCCGTGA
- the dut gene encoding dUTP diphosphatase: MSAAIPPGRRPVDVLIRRLDPEVPIPSYAHPGDAGCDLVTTEAAEIAPGERVVLPTGVSIALPDGYAAFVHPRSGLAARCGVCLVNAPGTVDAGYRGEIRVIVANLDPRESVRFERFDRIAQLVVQQVERVRFHEVEELPGSARAAGGFGSTGGHAAQDRAARERAAQHNHYAAVAADEAADLKGQ; encoded by the coding sequence GTGAGCGCCGCGATCCCCCCGGGGCGCCGCCCCGTCGACGTGCTGATCCGTCGCCTCGATCCCGAGGTGCCGATCCCCTCCTACGCCCATCCCGGCGACGCGGGCTGCGACCTGGTCACCACCGAGGCGGCCGAAATCGCCCCCGGCGAACGCGTCGTGTTGCCCACGGGGGTTTCCATCGCGCTGCCCGACGGGTACGCCGCCTTCGTGCATCCGAGATCCGGTCTGGCCGCCCGCTGCGGGGTCTGCCTCGTGAACGCCCCCGGAACCGTCGATGCCGGGTACCGTGGGGAGATCAGGGTGATCGTGGCCAACCTGGACCCGCGCGAGAGCGTGCGGTTCGAGCGGTTCGACCGCATCGCCCAGCTCGTCGTCCAGCAGGTCGAGAGGGTGCGCTTCCACGAGGTGGAGGAGCTGCCCGGCTCGGCGCGAGCGGCGGGGGGCTTCGGCTCCACGGGCGGCCATGCCGCACAGGATCGTGCGGCACGGGAGCGTGCCGCACAGCACAACCATTACGCTGCGGTCGCGGCCGACGAGGCTGCCGACCTGAAGGGACAGTGA
- a CDS encoding DUF3710 domain-containing protein, translating into MFGRRRKKKVEPEGASDEFETERSDEDTDASDGSADDAGGAQNRVKLPPAPRPDGPWDVSELHAPGEGRVDLGGMFVPGVPGMELRVEVAGDAIVAATIVLKDSAIQLQAFAAPKREGIWDEVREEIASGITQKGGIIDEVEGPLGWELRAQVPVRLPDGNGGMQVVRFVGVDGPRWFLRGVISGQGAVQPQAAGLLEQVFRDTVVVRGDGPMAPRDPIVLKLPDDAQMVPDGVQQDQAQEGSRFAGGIDKLQRGPEITEVR; encoded by the coding sequence GTGTTCGGACGTCGTCGCAAGAAGAAGGTAGAGCCCGAGGGCGCCTCGGACGAGTTCGAGACGGAACGCTCCGACGAGGACACCGACGCGTCGGACGGGTCCGCCGACGATGCCGGTGGCGCGCAGAACCGGGTGAAGCTGCCCCCGGCGCCCCGGCCGGACGGCCCCTGGGACGTGAGTGAGCTGCACGCGCCCGGCGAGGGCCGCGTCGACCTGGGCGGGATGTTCGTGCCGGGGGTACCCGGCATGGAACTGCGGGTGGAGGTCGCCGGTGACGCCATCGTCGCCGCCACCATCGTCCTCAAGGACAGCGCCATCCAGCTCCAGGCGTTCGCCGCCCCCAAGCGCGAGGGCATCTGGGACGAGGTGCGCGAGGAGATCGCCTCGGGCATCACGCAGAAGGGCGGCATCATCGACGAGGTCGAGGGTCCGCTCGGCTGGGAGCTGCGCGCCCAGGTACCGGTGCGCCTCCCGGACGGCAACGGCGGCATGCAGGTCGTGCGCTTCGTCGGCGTGGACGGCCCCCGCTGGTTCCTGCGCGGGGTCATCTCCGGCCAGGGCGCGGTCCAGCCGCAGGCCGCCGGGCTGCTGGAGCAGGTCTTCCGCGACACGGTCGTGGTACGCGGCGACGGCCCGATGGCCCCGCGCGACCCGATCGTCCTGAAGCTCCCCGACGACGCTCAGATGGTGCCCGACGGCGTGCAGCAGGACCAGGCCCAGGAAGGGTCCCGGTTCGCCGGGGGCATCGACAAGCTCCAGCGGGGGCCGGAGATCACCGAGGTCCGTTGA
- a CDS encoding ABC transporter ATP-binding protein: MGVVVEVEELHHSHGHGPDATPVLRGLSLTVRRGELVAVTGRPGAGRTTLLGLVGGLDTPVSGRITVDGVRLDGLGEQERLRLRRDRIGVVFPSPGLLPVLTVAENVGVPLRLRNMPEDERDERVRALLAEVGLTDVAGRRPDELGGDRRRRVALARALAVRPVLLVVDEPTAQLEPDEGRAVTELLHTAVRRRGTTALVATRDPWLLARADRVLELRDGLLRGTGPDRRPLPASP, translated from the coding sequence ATGGGTGTCGTGGTCGAGGTCGAGGAACTGCACCACTCCCACGGCCACGGACCGGACGCCACCCCCGTACTGCGCGGTCTGTCGCTGACCGTGCGGCGCGGTGAACTGGTCGCCGTCACCGGGCGCCCCGGCGCCGGTCGTACCACCCTGCTCGGCCTCGTCGGCGGTCTGGACACCCCCGTCTCCGGCCGGATCACCGTCGACGGCGTACGGCTGGACGGGCTGGGCGAGCAGGAACGCCTCCGACTGCGCCGCGACCGCATCGGCGTCGTCTTCCCCTCCCCGGGGCTGCTGCCGGTCCTCACCGTCGCCGAGAACGTCGGTGTGCCGCTGCGGCTGCGCAACATGCCCGAGGACGAGCGCGACGAGCGGGTGCGCGCCCTGTTGGCCGAGGTCGGTCTCACCGACGTGGCCGGGCGGCGGCCCGACGAACTCGGCGGCGACCGGCGCCGGCGCGTCGCGCTCGCCCGTGCCCTGGCCGTCCGCCCCGTGCTCCTCGTCGTCGACGAGCCCACCGCACAACTCGAACCCGATGAGGGGCGGGCCGTGACGGAACTGCTCCACACCGCCGTCCGCCGGCGGGGCACCACCGCCCTGGTGGCCACTCGCGACCCCTGGCTGCTGGCCCGCGCCGACCGCGTGCTGGAACTGCGCGACGGGCTGTTGCGCGGGACCGGACCGGACCGCCGCCCGCTGCCCGCGTCCCCCTAG
- a CDS encoding OB-fold nucleic acid binding domain-containing protein: MSGATRVERQSGRLRRLLGRLSSSQEDLLSAELRQDTEESGCTRICDCGDRQIVKVTGTLRTVTQRPRAGVPALEAELFDGSAALDVVWLGRRSIAGIEPGRRMIASGRIAMNRGHPVLFNPKYELRPIGQDSGQE; encoded by the coding sequence ATGAGTGGCGCTACCCGAGTCGAGAGGCAGAGCGGCCGACTGCGGCGCCTCCTCGGACGGCTTTCCTCCTCACAGGAGGACCTGCTCTCCGCCGAACTGCGGCAGGACACCGAGGAGAGCGGCTGCACCCGCATCTGCGACTGCGGCGACCGGCAGATCGTCAAGGTGACCGGTACGCTGCGCACGGTGACGCAGCGCCCCCGGGCCGGCGTGCCCGCACTGGAGGCGGAGCTGTTCGACGGCTCCGCGGCCCTGGACGTGGTGTGGCTGGGCCGCCGCTCCATCGCGGGCATAGAGCCGGGCCGCAGGATGATCGCCTCCGGACGGATCGCGATGAACCGGGGTCATCCGGTGCTGTTCAACCCCAAGTACGAGCTGCGCCCCATCGGGCAGGACAGCGGACAGGAGTAG
- a CDS encoding DUF3159 domain-containing protein → MTSLDRPADGGDESRGGAAGGAGSGTSAPTVTDKALMEAFGGVRGMVDTTVPGLVFVLVYTVGRDLHTAAVAALGLSVLLALARLVRRETLKHAFSGVFGVAIGAVFAMMSGDAKNFYLPGMLYTLGLAVAYCLSAVLRFPLIGVLLGPLMRENLSWRTRNPGRLKAYTKATWAWGLVLLGKSAILFPIYFWGDVTQLGWVKVALGIPPLLLCVYLTYVFLAKAPPPIDVIAEMEAEEAAEREREEARGNAAARTEP, encoded by the coding sequence GTGACCTCTCTCGACAGGCCGGCCGACGGCGGGGACGAGTCCCGAGGCGGAGCGGCGGGCGGAGCCGGGTCCGGGACGTCCGCCCCGACGGTGACGGACAAGGCCCTGATGGAGGCGTTCGGCGGGGTGCGCGGCATGGTGGACACCACCGTGCCCGGACTGGTCTTCGTGCTGGTCTACACGGTCGGACGGGACCTGCACACGGCCGCCGTCGCCGCCCTCGGCCTGAGCGTGCTGCTCGCCCTGGCCCGTCTGGTGCGGCGCGAGACCCTCAAGCACGCCTTCAGCGGCGTCTTCGGGGTCGCCATCGGCGCCGTCTTCGCGATGATGTCGGGCGATGCCAAGAACTTCTACCTGCCCGGCATGCTCTACACCCTGGGCCTGGCAGTCGCCTACTGCCTCTCGGCGGTGCTGCGCTTCCCGCTGATCGGAGTGCTGCTCGGGCCGCTGATGCGCGAGAACCTCTCCTGGCGCACCCGCAACCCCGGCCGACTGAAGGCGTACACCAAGGCCACCTGGGCGTGGGGTCTGGTCCTGCTGGGCAAGTCGGCGATCCTCTTCCCCATCTACTTCTGGGGGGACGTCACCCAACTCGGCTGGGTGAAGGTGGCGCTGGGCATCCCACCGTTGCTGCTGTGCGTCTACCTGACCTACGTCTTCCTGGCCAAGGCGCCGCCGCCGATCGACGTGATCGCCGAGATGGAGGCCGAGGAGGCCGCCGAGCGGGAGCGCGAGGAGGCGCGGGGGAACGCCGCGGCACGGACGGAGCCCTGA
- a CDS encoding NAD-binding protein, which yields MRVAIAGAGAVGRSIAGELLENGHEVLLIDKSPAAISVEQVPQAEWLLADACEITSLDEAALQRCNVVIAATGDDKVNLVVSLLGKTEYGVPRVVARVNNPKNEWLFNESWGVDVAVSTPRLMSALVEEAVSVGDLVRLLRFSQGDANLVELTLPPGSTLAGTRVGDVRWPEDTSLVTIIRGSRVLTPGPDDSLEAGDELLFVAAQSREQQLEELLSKRREPDDL from the coding sequence GTGAGGGTCGCGATCGCCGGAGCGGGGGCGGTGGGGCGCTCCATCGCCGGTGAACTGCTGGAGAACGGCCACGAGGTGCTGTTGATCGACAAGTCGCCCGCGGCCATCTCGGTGGAGCAGGTGCCGCAGGCCGAGTGGCTGCTGGCCGACGCCTGCGAGATCACCTCGCTGGACGAGGCGGCGCTCCAGCGCTGCAACGTCGTGATCGCCGCGACCGGCGACGACAAGGTGAACCTCGTGGTGTCGCTGCTCGGCAAGACCGAGTACGGCGTGCCGCGGGTCGTGGCACGGGTGAACAACCCCAAGAACGAGTGGCTGTTCAACGAGTCCTGGGGCGTCGACGTGGCCGTCTCGACCCCACGCCTGATGTCCGCGCTGGTCGAGGAGGCGGTCAGCGTCGGCGACCTGGTGCGGCTGCTGCGCTTCAGCCAGGGCGACGCCAACCTGGTGGAGCTGACCCTGCCCCCGGGGTCCACCCTGGCCGGGACGCGGGTGGGCGACGTGCGGTGGCCCGAGGACACCTCGCTGGTCACGATAATCCGGGGCAGCCGGGTGCTGACGCCCGGCCCCGACGACTCCCTGGAGGCGGGCGACGAGCTGCTCTTCGTCGCCGCGCAGTCCCGCGAGCAGCAGCTGGAGGAGTTGCTGTCCAAGCGGCGCGAGCCGGACGACCTCTGA
- a CDS encoding potassium channel family protein, translating to MHIVIMGCGRVGAALARTLEQRGHTVAIIDRDPTAFRRLGSAFGGRRVEGVGFDRDTLREAGIEEAGAFAAVSSGDNSNIIAARVAREMFGVENVAARIYDPRRAEVYQRLGIPTVATVRWTADQMLRRLLPSGAEPLWLDPTGGVQLAEVQASAAWVGHRVSRLQQETGTRVAFITRLGEAMLPTSETVLQEGDLVHVMMRCDQVGDVEAVFSRGPEEERR from the coding sequence ATGCACATCGTCATCATGGGATGCGGGCGCGTGGGCGCCGCGCTCGCTCGGACCCTCGAACAGCGGGGCCACACCGTGGCCATCATCGACCGGGATCCCACGGCGTTCCGCCGGCTGGGTTCGGCCTTCGGCGGCCGCCGGGTGGAGGGGGTCGGCTTCGACCGGGACACCCTGCGCGAGGCGGGGATAGAGGAGGCCGGGGCCTTCGCCGCGGTCAGCAGCGGCGACAACTCCAACATCATCGCGGCCCGGGTGGCACGCGAGATGTTCGGTGTGGAGAACGTGGCGGCCCGCATCTACGACCCCCGCCGCGCCGAGGTCTACCAGCGCCTGGGCATCCCGACCGTCGCCACGGTCCGCTGGACGGCCGACCAGATGTTGCGGCGGCTCCTGCCCTCGGGGGCGGAGCCGCTGTGGCTGGACCCGACCGGCGGCGTCCAACTCGCCGAGGTGCAGGCGTCCGCCGCCTGGGTCGGGCACCGGGTGAGCCGGCTCCAGCAGGAGACGGGCACCCGGGTCGCCTTCATCACCAGGCTGGGCGAGGCGATGCTGCCCACCTCCGAGACGGTGCTCCAGGAGGGCGACCTGGTGCACGTGATGATGCGCTGCGACCAGGTCGGCGACGTGGAAGCGGTGTTCTCGCGGGGCCCGGAGGAGGAACGCCGGTGA